In Elusimicrobiaceae bacterium, a genomic segment contains:
- the dnaJ gene encoding molecular chaperone DnaJ, translating into MSDNKEDYYQVLGVSKEADSPELKSAYRKLAMKYHPDRNPGDHVSEEKFKQLNEAYGVLSDPQKREVYDHYGHAGLSGGPGGFGAGGAADFGDIFSSVFGDIFGGGGGRQGPRRGADLQHSVSLTLEEAFNGAERSVEYARHDTCSACLGTGAASGSGRKTCRACRGSGRVTYSQGFFSFAQTCGECGGSGSVIEKPCPACSGAGRVRAAAKTNIKIPPGVDSGTILRVSGGGNAGEKGASHGDLYVEIEIARHRDFERQGDDLVYKAVISYPEAVLGGTVKVPSIDGGSVAVSIPPGTRHGTVFTSKGRGMPHLRSGRRGNMLVQANIDVPAAISEKQKKLLKELAQTMNVDTGSGPGLLKKVFG; encoded by the coding sequence ATGTCAGACAACAAAGAAGACTACTATCAGGTTCTTGGCGTATCGAAAGAGGCCGATTCGCCGGAACTGAAATCCGCGTACCGTAAACTGGCTATGAAATACCATCCGGACCGCAATCCCGGCGATCACGTTTCGGAGGAAAAATTCAAGCAGTTGAACGAGGCGTACGGCGTATTGTCCGATCCGCAGAAACGCGAAGTGTATGACCATTACGGGCATGCCGGCCTGAGCGGCGGGCCGGGCGGGTTCGGAGCCGGCGGCGCGGCCGATTTCGGCGATATTTTCAGCAGCGTGTTCGGCGATATCTTTGGCGGAGGCGGCGGGCGGCAGGGCCCCCGGCGCGGCGCTGATCTGCAGCATTCCGTCAGCCTGACTCTTGAAGAGGCTTTCAACGGCGCGGAGCGTTCGGTGGAATATGCCCGGCATGACACCTGTTCCGCGTGTCTTGGAACGGGCGCGGCGTCCGGGTCGGGCAGGAAAACCTGCCGCGCCTGCCGCGGCAGCGGACGGGTCACCTATTCGCAGGGCTTTTTTTCGTTCGCGCAGACCTGCGGCGAATGCGGAGGCTCTGGCAGCGTTATTGAAAAACCCTGTCCCGCCTGTTCCGGCGCGGGGCGTGTGCGCGCGGCGGCGAAAACCAATATAAAGATTCCGCCGGGCGTTGATTCCGGCACGATCCTGCGCGTGTCCGGCGGCGGAAACGCCGGCGAGAAAGGCGCGTCGCACGGCGATCTGTATGTGGAGATAGAGATCGCGCGGCACAGGGATTTCGAGCGGCAGGGCGACGATCTTGTGTATAAAGCCGTCATTTCCTATCCTGAAGCGGTGCTGGGCGGCACGGTCAAAGTGCCGTCCATAGACGGCGGTTCCGTCGCCGTCAGCATTCCGCCGGGCACCCGGCACGGCACGGTTTTCACCTCGAAAGGCAGGGGGATGCCGCATCTGCGCAGCGGGCGGCGCGGGAATATGCTGGTGCAGGCGAATATAGACGTGCCGGCCGCGATCAGCGAGAAACAGAAAAAGCTGCTCAAGGAACTGGCGCAGACGATGAACGTCGACACCGGTTCCGGGCCCGGTCTGCTGAAAAAAGTTTTTGGCTAG
- the dnaK gene encoding molecular chaperone DnaK: MAKIIGIDLGTSNTAAAVMEGGHATIIPSAEGSSVGGKAFPSYVAFTRDGQMLVGEPARRQAVANPEGTVTAFKRKMGTTHKYSIIGKEFTPQQLSAFLLQKVKADAEAFLGDKVEKAVITVPAYFNDNQRQATKDAGTIAGLEVVRLVNEPTAAALAYGVDKAGKEQKVMVFDLGGGTLDVTVMEMGKEGTFDVISTSGDTQLGGTDMDNAIIAFICDEFKKNTGIDLRSDQTAQQRLKEAGEKAKIELSTVMETEINLPFISADASGPKHLQLKISRAKLESLVDDIVKRCGKSIDIAMSDAKLGASQIDKIILVGGPTRMPVVQKFVETHVGRPIERGIDPMECVAVGAAVQAGVLTGEVKDVLLLDVTPLSLGLETLGGVTTRLIERNTTIPVRKTQIYSTASDNQPAVTIHVLQGERPKAVDNVSLGKFDLDGIVPAPRGVPQIEVTFDIDANGLLKVSAKDLGTGKQQHITISAPNKLKDDDIKKYIKEAEEFAESDRVYKEKVEAKNQADGVLYQTEKALKEHGDKISQDDRLAIDRALADLKEALKGDDVDSIKKNTEAALAASQKLGEIIYKDAQAKASAAGPGAEEAAAQQGDGAAAGKEDVVDAEVVEDKK, encoded by the coding sequence ATGGCAAAAATAATAGGCATAGATCTCGGCACTTCGAATACGGCGGCGGCGGTGATGGAAGGCGGACACGCCACTATAATCCCGTCGGCGGAAGGCAGTTCGGTGGGCGGCAAGGCGTTTCCTTCGTATGTGGCGTTTACGCGCGACGGGCAGATGCTGGTGGGCGAGCCGGCGCGGCGGCAGGCGGTGGCCAATCCTGAAGGAACCGTAACCGCGTTCAAGCGGAAAATGGGCACCACCCATAAATATTCCATTATCGGAAAAGAATTCACGCCGCAGCAGCTGTCGGCGTTTCTGCTGCAGAAGGTCAAGGCGGACGCGGAAGCGTTTCTGGGCGACAAGGTGGAAAAGGCGGTTATCACGGTGCCGGCCTATTTCAACGACAATCAGCGGCAGGCCACCAAGGACGCGGGCACCATCGCGGGCCTGGAAGTGGTGCGGCTGGTAAACGAACCGACCGCGGCGGCGCTCGCTTACGGCGTTGACAAGGCGGGCAAGGAACAGAAAGTGATGGTGTTCGACCTGGGCGGCGGCACGCTCGACGTGACGGTCATGGAGATGGGCAAGGAAGGCACGTTTGACGTTATTTCCACTTCCGGCGACACGCAGCTCGGCGGCACCGATATGGACAACGCGATAATCGCCTTTATCTGCGACGAGTTCAAAAAGAACACGGGCATTGACCTGCGCTCCGACCAGACCGCGCAGCAGCGGCTCAAGGAAGCCGGAGAGAAGGCCAAGATAGAGCTTTCGACCGTGATGGAAACGGAAATAAACCTGCCGTTCATTTCGGCGGACGCGTCCGGCCCGAAGCATCTGCAGTTGAAAATTTCCCGCGCGAAACTGGAATCGCTGGTTGACGATATCGTCAAACGGTGCGGCAAGTCCATAGACATCGCTATGTCGGACGCCAAGCTAGGCGCTTCGCAGATTGACAAGATCATTCTTGTCGGCGGGCCTACCCGGATGCCGGTCGTGCAGAAGTTCGTGGAAACCCATGTGGGCCGGCCTATAGAGCGCGGCATTGACCCGATGGAATGCGTGGCGGTCGGCGCGGCGGTTCAGGCGGGCGTGCTCACCGGCGAGGTGAAGGATGTGCTGCTGCTGGACGTCACGCCTCTGTCGCTGGGTCTGGAAACGCTGGGCGGAGTGACCACGCGGCTGATCGAGCGCAACACCACCATTCCCGTGCGCAAGACGCAGATTTATTCCACCGCGAGCGATAACCAGCCCGCGGTCACCATTCATGTGCTGCAGGGCGAACGGCCCAAGGCGGTGGACAATGTGTCGCTCGGAAAGTTCGATCTCGACGGCATTGTGCCCGCGCCGCGCGGCGTGCCGCAGATCGAGGTCACTTTTGATATTGACGCTAACGGCCTGCTGAAAGTGTCGGCCAAGGATCTGGGCACCGGCAAGCAGCAGCATATAACGATATCCGCGCCCAACAAGCTCAAGGACGACGATATCAAGAAATACATCAAGGAAGCCGAGGAATTCGCCGAAAGCGACCGTGTATACAAAGAGAAAGTCGAGGCCAAGAATCAGGCTGACGGAGTGCTTTACCAGACCGAAAAAGCGCTCAAGGAACACGGCGACAAAATCTCGCAGGACGACCGGCTCGCTATTGACCGCGCGCTGGCCGACCTCAAGGAAGCGCTCAAGGGCGACGACGTTGACAGCATCAAGAAAAACACCGAAGCCGCGCTTGCGGCTTCACAGAAGCTTGGTGAAATTATTTATAAAGACGCGCAGGCCAAGGCGTCCGCCGCGGGTCCGGGCGCGGAGGAAGCGGCCGCGCAGCAGGGCGACGGAGCGGCTGCCGGCAAGGAAGACGTGGTGGACGCTGAAGTGGTGGAAGACAAGAAATAA
- a CDS encoding PAS domain S-box protein, with protein sequence MSDTGKICAQQDIVIPDRLREQWTAMLGALAGALGVSAAVLMRVHGNRAEIFAEHAEFPGFFKKGDSSTLNSWNYCAEVLRRRRELFVPNALNTGEWKKHPAVKMGLVCYLGQPIFLPDGKAFGTICVLDKKENQFTARQKAVLSQFRAMVESNLALLHEKHLLSLEIADRAALAGKLRESEKLLDAIQHTCGGWDTLIQTDGRVKWISSSVKRFTGRSAAQCMVMRDYPYRFVHPQDRQNLSDLLSAKTATGPIKIRCLRHNGKPLWCNANRRKTDKKNLLLLNISETGQARNREYETVKFLQRIQQMGGIAGWAIDAETGILSASAGVHRFFGYPQKNKLTTRWILQRIHPSDRQKTLAHVNELLQAEPGTKDSFTYRVKHADGKERFVESRCEVDQPVPGEPRRITGVSRDITELKLTEKTSMERDFKYRLLFETSRDAILISDSAGYVDFNNAALEMFGYTAEELRARRPGMISPPRQPDGSLSVKKAARLVRLAHKKETTPFEWVIRRKNGECVYTSIQLSPFRLDGKQYLQLLVRDVSQERQVMRQLVESNQKLALILGAASMGFWEYFPKTGKLILSQPCLNLLGLPQTCAAMTPAAWRRLVHPQDRAEFAVRADSFRTMSALSYRTQYRIRVKNGKYKWVQDIGKAVTISGRSPDRMAGIIMDIDAQKKLQRHIDESKTWLQTIIDNANTVIFTKDAAYRYTLVNKKHVMSVGYPHEHIVGKTDFEIFPPEIAKRYRSTDVLVFKSGKPVTFDATVRHPDGVEHIYLTTKVPVKSADGKVTALICNATDITPLKNMQKQLEHAKLEAEAASRAKSEFLANMSHEIRTPMNAIIGMSYLTLSGELTPRQQNQVRRIYESAHALLGIINDILDFSKIEAGKITLEQIPFSLNDIISDIAEASEIRAREKQIELRLRITPDVPDRLLGDPLRLSQILNNLISNAIKFTSRGHVTITIRRAGAARIAPELELSVKDTGIGMSREQQPRVFNAFTQGDGSITRRFGGTGLGLAISRQLAELMGGRIRMRSARGHGSVFSLRLPLKPAPAVTEQPRASGLRKKRVLVIDDNSISREIICRMLKSMKFKTENVASGRQALALLKKSRVPFDFIIIDYHMPGLNGIDTARAIYRQELSAAQMLIMGPASIKENSVIATDNLPIAGFLPKPVYPSTLFDTLSAACRKKPAACKPSGLHAPVLAGRRVLFVEDQEINQMLGLELLKKSGINVTVACNGRSAVDLAAKYNYDAVLLDIQMPVMDGLTATRLIRRLKKPDAKTLPIIAMTAHAMKGDKENSLAAGMSDYLTKPVEPRELNKSLVRWIAARTGSAPAAPAIAGVDTRTGLALAGGKLAAYRQNLAHFLAAAAPYAEMEKILASAPDTIERHLKNISAAAEKIAADALDAASENMRLALETVNVDLNHYKQELANTFNSTVSAVRSFLDAGSGQPARSGK encoded by the coding sequence ATGTCCGATACGGGTAAAATTTGCGCTCAGCAGGATATTGTTATTCCAGACAGGCTGCGCGAGCAATGGACGGCCATGCTCGGCGCGCTGGCCGGCGCGCTCGGAGTGTCGGCTGCGGTGCTGATGCGCGTGCACGGCAACCGGGCGGAAATTTTCGCGGAACACGCCGAATTCCCGGGTTTTTTCAAAAAAGGCGATTCCTCAACCCTCAATTCCTGGAATTACTGCGCCGAAGTGCTGCGGCGCCGGCGCGAGCTTTTCGTGCCCAACGCCTTAAACACCGGAGAATGGAAAAAACATCCTGCGGTGAAGATGGGTCTGGTCTGCTACCTTGGCCAGCCGATTTTCCTGCCTGACGGCAAAGCGTTCGGCACGATCTGCGTGCTGGATAAAAAGGAAAACCAATTCACGGCGCGGCAAAAAGCCGTGCTGAGCCAATTCCGCGCAATGGTCGAGTCAAACCTGGCGCTGCTGCATGAAAAACATCTTTTATCCCTTGAAATTGCCGATCGTGCCGCGCTGGCCGGAAAGCTGCGCGAATCGGAAAAACTTTTAGACGCCATTCAGCACACCTGCGGCGGCTGGGACACGCTGATCCAGACTGACGGACGCGTTAAATGGATCAGCAGCTCGGTAAAACGGTTCACAGGGCGCAGCGCGGCACAATGCATGGTTATGCGCGATTACCCTTACCGCTTTGTGCATCCGCAGGACCGCCAAAATTTAAGCGATTTGCTGTCCGCCAAAACCGCAACCGGACCGATAAAAATACGCTGCCTGCGCCATAACGGAAAACCGTTATGGTGCAACGCGAACCGCCGCAAAACAGATAAAAAAAACCTGCTTCTGTTAAACATCTCCGAAACCGGACAGGCCCGGAACCGGGAATACGAAACCGTAAAATTTCTGCAGCGCATACAGCAAATGGGCGGAATAGCCGGCTGGGCAATAGACGCGGAAACAGGCATCCTTTCCGCGAGCGCGGGCGTGCATCGTTTTTTCGGCTATCCGCAAAAAAACAAACTGACGACCAGGTGGATATTGCAGCGCATACATCCTTCAGACCGGCAGAAAACGCTGGCGCATGTCAACGAGCTTTTGCAAGCGGAGCCCGGCACAAAAGACTCCTTCACATACCGCGTCAAACACGCCGACGGAAAGGAACGGTTTGTGGAATCGCGCTGCGAGGTTGACCAGCCCGTTCCGGGCGAACCGCGCCGCATCACCGGAGTCAGCCGCGACATAACCGAACTGAAGCTGACGGAAAAAACTTCCATGGAGCGGGATTTCAAATACCGGCTTTTGTTTGAAACCTCGCGCGACGCGATTTTGATAAGCGACAGCGCCGGCTATGTGGATTTCAACAACGCCGCGCTTGAAATGTTCGGCTACACAGCGGAAGAATTGCGGGCGCGGCGGCCCGGCATGATCTCGCCGCCCCGGCAGCCGGACGGCTCGCTTTCCGTGAAAAAAGCAGCCCGGCTGGTCCGGCTGGCGCATAAAAAAGAAACCACTCCCTTTGAATGGGTTATCCGGCGGAAAAACGGAGAATGCGTTTACACCAGCATTCAGCTGTCGCCGTTCCGGCTCGACGGGAAGCAATATCTTCAGCTGCTGGTCCGCGATGTTTCGCAAGAACGGCAGGTAATGCGGCAGCTGGTTGAATCGAATCAGAAGCTGGCTCTTATACTTGGCGCCGCTTCGATGGGGTTCTGGGAGTATTTCCCGAAAACCGGCAAGCTCATACTGAGCCAGCCGTGCCTGAATCTGCTGGGCCTGCCCCAAACCTGCGCGGCCATGACGCCGGCAGCCTGGCGCAGGCTTGTCCACCCGCAGGACCGCGCCGAGTTCGCCGTCCGCGCTGACAGTTTCCGGACAATGAGCGCACTTTCCTACCGGACACAATACCGCATCCGCGTTAAAAACGGCAAATACAAATGGGTGCAGGACATCGGCAAAGCGGTGACCATCTCCGGCCGGAGCCCTGACCGCATGGCCGGCATCATCATGGACATTGACGCGCAGAAAAAGCTCCAGCGGCATATTGACGAAAGCAAAACCTGGCTGCAAACCATCATTGACAACGCCAACACGGTTATTTTCACCAAGGATGCGGCATACCGCTACACCCTGGTCAACAAAAAACATGTGATGTCGGTTGGATATCCGCACGAGCACATAGTAGGAAAAACCGATTTTGAGATATTCCCGCCTGAAATCGCCAAACGCTACCGAAGCACGGACGTGCTGGTTTTTAAATCCGGAAAGCCGGTCACGTTTGACGCCACTGTCCGTCACCCGGACGGAGTGGAGCATATTTACCTTACCACCAAGGTGCCAGTCAAGAGCGCGGACGGCAAAGTAACCGCGCTCATCTGCAACGCGACCGACATCACTCCGCTCAAAAACATGCAGAAACAGCTGGAACACGCCAAACTGGAAGCCGAGGCGGCCAGCCGCGCCAAGAGCGAATTTCTGGCCAACATGAGCCACGAGATCCGCACGCCCATGAACGCCATCATAGGAATGAGCTACCTGACGCTCTCGGGCGAGCTTACGCCGCGCCAGCAGAACCAGGTGCGGCGAATTTATGAATCCGCGCACGCGCTTCTGGGAATCATCAACGATATTCTGGATTTCTCGAAAATAGAAGCGGGCAAAATCACGCTGGAGCAAATCCCGTTCAGCCTCAATGACATCATCAGCGATATCGCCGAAGCGAGCGAAATACGCGCGCGGGAAAAACAGATCGAACTGCGCCTGCGGATCACGCCGGATGTGCCCGACCGCCTGCTGGGAGATCCGCTGCGGCTGTCGCAAATACTTAATAACCTTATTTCCAACGCGATCAAATTCACTTCGCGGGGGCATGTGACAATCACCATCCGGCGCGCCGGAGCGGCCCGTATTGCGCCGGAACTGGAATTGAGCGTTAAAGACACCGGGATCGGCATGTCGCGCGAACAGCAGCCGCGGGTATTCAACGCGTTCACCCAGGGCGACGGTTCGATCACGCGCCGGTTTGGCGGCACGGGCCTGGGGCTCGCTATTTCACGCCAGCTGGCCGAGCTGATGGGCGGCCGGATCCGGATGCGAAGCGCCCGCGGACACGGCAGCGTGTTTTCCTTGCGCCTGCCGCTGAAACCGGCGCCCGCCGTTACGGAGCAGCCGCGCGCGTCCGGCCTGCGGAAAAAGCGCGTGTTGGTGATAGATGACAATTCCATTTCCCGGGAGATCATCTGCCGGATGCTCAAATCCATGAAATTCAAAACGGAAAACGTGGCTTCGGGCAGACAGGCGCTGGCCTTGCTGAAAAAGTCAAGGGTTCCGTTCGACTTTATCATTATTGACTATCATATGCCCGGACTTAACGGCATAGACACTGCGCGCGCGATTTACCGGCAAGAACTGTCCGCCGCGCAGATGCTGATAATGGGGCCGGCAAGCATAAAGGAAAACTCCGTCATTGCAACGGACAACCTGCCGATCGCCGGGTTTCTGCCGAAACCGGTGTATCCGTCCACATTGTTTGACACGCTCAGCGCCGCCTGCAGGAAAAAACCGGCCGCCTGCAAACCAAGCGGCCTGCATGCGCCGGTACTGGCGGGGCGGCGAGTGCTGTTCGTGGAAGATCAGGAAATCAATCAGATGCTGGGGCTGGAACTGCTGAAAAAATCCGGCATTAATGTAACGGTGGCGTGCAACGGGCGCAGCGCGGTGGACCTGGCCGCAAAATACAATTATGACGCGGTTCTGCTGGATATCCAGATGCCCGTGATGGACGGGCTTACCGCAACGCGGCTCATCCGCCGGCTCAAAAAACCCGACGCCAAAACACTCCCGATCATCGCCATGACCGCACATGCCATGAAAGGCGACAAAGAAAACAGCCTGGCTGCCGGCATGAGCGACTACCTCACCAAGCCTGTCGAACCGCGTGAATTGAACAAAAGCCTGGTGCGCTGGATTGCGGCGCGCACCGGCTCCGCGCCCGCCGCGCCCGCCATCGCCGGAGTGGACACGCGGACCGGCCTCGCTCTGGCCGGCGGGAAACTGGCGGCTTACAGGCAGAACCTCGCGCATTTTCTGGCAGCCGCCGCGCCTTACGCGGAAATGGAGAAGATACTGGCAAGCGCGCCCGATACGATAGAGCGGCATCTGAAAAACATCTCCGCGGCGGCCGAAAAAATAGCCGCCGACGCGCTGGATGCCGCCAGCGAAAACATGCGGCTCGCCCTTGAAACGGTAAATGTGGACCTGAACCATTACAAACAGGAACTCGCCAACACTTTCAACAGCACGGTTTCGGCGGTTAGATCCTTTCTTGATGCCGGCTCCGGGCAACCGGCCAGATCCGGCAAATGA
- a CDS encoding nucleotide exchange factor GrpE — protein MTQHKQHKHDGKAAEAQNAAQQEQALQQDGQQAPACPAEAAPDYYDQLLRLKAEFDNYRKRVERDRPELIAWGKRDMLVSLLPVYDVMLQARCQLEKIMSGEPPEAAVRELAVGIDMIFKEFEKVFESHNVRPMDCVGQPYNPMQHEVLSVVEGGSENDGHVVAEMQKGFICGDKVLRPARVSIARQKAQAAPGTPAEGE, from the coding sequence ATGACACAGCACAAGCAACATAAGCACGACGGAAAGGCGGCCGAGGCGCAGAACGCGGCGCAGCAGGAGCAGGCCTTGCAGCAGGACGGGCAGCAGGCGCCCGCCTGTCCGGCGGAAGCCGCGCCGGACTACTACGATCAATTGCTGCGCCTCAAGGCGGAATTTGACAATTACCGCAAACGTGTCGAACGGGACAGGCCGGAGCTGATAGCCTGGGGCAAACGCGACATGCTGGTCAGCCTGCTGCCGGTTTACGACGTGATGCTTCAGGCGCGGTGCCAGCTTGAGAAAATTATGAGCGGCGAGCCGCCGGAAGCGGCGGTGCGGGAGCTGGCGGTCGGCATAGACATGATTTTCAAGGAATTTGAAAAGGTTTTTGAAAGTCACAACGTGCGTCCGATGGACTGCGTGGGCCAGCCGTACAATCCCATGCAGCACGAGGTGCTCAGCGTTGTGGAAGGCGGTTCGGAGAACGACGGGCATGTGGTCGCGGAGATGCAGAAAGGGTTTATCTGCGGCGACAAGGTGCTGCGGCCGGCGCGGGTCAGCATCGCGCGGCAGAAAGCGCAGGCGGCGCCCGGAACGCCGGCGGAAGGCGAGTAA
- a CDS encoding RluA family pseudouridine synthase gives MKKEVFQFNGEFPERLDAFVTQQLEKYSRAFVQDLIKNGGVKVDGKLKKPSHLLEKKCAVEIAWPELEKPAMKLSDMIIFEEERFLAVDKPGGLLVHPTRDDWGTDDRILYSGEDTLAGLILKDRPELKKLDRAGIVHRLDRDTSGVMLIAKTPAAQKSLLKQFHDRKVHKTYNCIAVGEIPDERGIIDVPIGRITGGKIKASPMGRSAVTEYHCLQRRHGYTFAELFPKTGRTNQIRVHLAWLGYPVLGDTVYGKKPVPRLMLHSRRIEFACPGTRKKVSFESPLPKDFEAIWRKVTGAAIGT, from the coding sequence ATGAAGAAAGAAGTTTTTCAGTTCAACGGGGAGTTCCCGGAACGGCTGGACGCGTTTGTCACTCAGCAGCTGGAAAAATACTCGCGCGCTTTCGTGCAGGACCTGATAAAAAACGGCGGCGTGAAGGTGGACGGCAAACTCAAAAAACCGTCGCATCTGCTGGAAAAGAAATGCGCCGTTGAAATTGCCTGGCCCGAGCTGGAAAAACCCGCGATGAAACTGTCGGACATGATCATTTTCGAGGAAGAACGGTTCCTGGCGGTTGACAAACCGGGCGGACTGCTGGTTCACCCCACCCGCGACGACTGGGGCACGGACGACCGCATACTTTATTCCGGCGAGGACACTCTCGCCGGGCTTATTCTCAAGGACCGGCCAGAACTGAAAAAACTTGACCGCGCGGGCATCGTGCACCGGCTCGACCGCGACACCAGCGGCGTGATGCTGATCGCCAAAACGCCGGCGGCGCAGAAAAGCCTGCTCAAGCAGTTTCATGACCGCAAGGTGCATAAAACCTACAATTGCATAGCGGTGGGCGAAATACCGGACGAACGCGGTATCATTGACGTGCCGATCGGGCGCATAACCGGCGGCAAGATCAAGGCCTCTCCGATGGGCCGCTCCGCGGTCACCGAATATCACTGTCTGCAACGCAGGCACGGCTACACCTTTGCGGAACTGTTTCCGAAAACGGGCCGCACCAACCAGATCCGCGTTCATCTGGCGTGGCTGGGGTATCCGGTGCTGGGCGATACCGTGTACGGCAAAAAACCCGTGCCGAGGCTGATGCTGCATTCGCGCCGGATCGAGTTTGCCTGCCCCGGAACGCGCAAAAAGGTCAGTTTCGAGTCGCCGCTGCCAAAGGATTTTGAAGCCATCTGGCGGAAAGTGACGGGCGCGGCGATCGGAACGTAA
- a CDS encoding pyrimidine dimer DNA glycosylase/endonuclease V, producing MRIWSLHPAYLDPAGLVAVWREALLARKVLENKTSGYRHHPQLDRFKTCRSPAKTADRYLRALYLHSLSRGYHFDSEKLYESNRTREKIFVTDGQLDFELKHLLRKLRVRCPARWRELRGLEKALPHPLFTVVPGPAEPWEKTPGRTRPRRRKHHKNSLTGRQKTTVQATPPIR from the coding sequence ATGAGGATATGGTCACTGCACCCGGCCTATCTTGATCCTGCCGGGCTGGTCGCAGTCTGGCGGGAAGCCCTGCTTGCACGAAAAGTACTGGAAAACAAAACGTCCGGATACAGACATCACCCGCAGCTGGACCGGTTTAAAACCTGCCGGTCACCCGCAAAAACGGCTGACCGGTATCTGCGGGCGTTATATCTGCACTCGCTGAGCCGGGGTTATCATTTCGATTCGGAAAAACTGTATGAAAGCAACCGTACGCGCGAAAAAATCTTCGTAACGGACGGTCAACTGGATTTCGAACTGAAACATCTGCTGCGCAAGCTCAGGGTGCGCTGTCCCGCCAGATGGCGCGAATTGCGCGGGCTGGAAAAAGCCTTGCCCCACCCGCTTTTCACCGTTGTGCCCGGCCCTGCCGAGCCATGGGAAAAAACACCCGGAAGAACGCGGCCTCGCCGCCGGAAACACCATAAAAACAGCTTAACCGGCCGGCAAAAAACAACCGTTCAGGCAACCCCTCCGATCCGATAA
- a CDS encoding MiaB/RimO family radical SAM methylthiotransferase, with protein MKIYIKTFGCRVNQVESQHLSEKFLAAGCELCGTFECADVCLLNTCTVTGEADRDVERLARRIARRNPSARLILTGCYATMHSRRIREVIPSAEVIGNADKKNISALLLGSCAGDDAGRWTIAGHLGHTRAFVKIQDGCSDGCRYCIVWKARSVMYSKPLADAVAEIRGLVEAGYPEIVLTGINVGNYRCPETGAELDGLLTAVFALEGRFRVRLSSLEPKNITPRFIAACAAGADKFCAHFHLPLQAGTDRVLAAMGRRYDTDFYASRVALLRSAFAEPGIYADLIAGYPAETAPDFEAGKAFVQALQLSGLHVFRFSPRPGTEAAALEGHAPSELKRRADELRALDGMLRKAFAAALAGTSQLVTVEECRPDGSALGVAGNFQKIILKNCSEKNILRAVTVLRAQDGTCFA; from the coding sequence ATGAAAATCTATATAAAAACTTTCGGGTGCCGGGTCAATCAGGTTGAGAGCCAGCATCTGAGCGAGAAATTTCTGGCCGCAGGGTGCGAATTGTGCGGCACGTTCGAGTGTGCCGACGTGTGCCTGCTTAATACCTGCACTGTTACAGGCGAAGCCGACCGGGATGTCGAGCGGCTGGCGCGCCGGATAGCGCGCAGAAATCCCTCCGCCCGGCTGATACTGACCGGGTGCTACGCCACCATGCACAGCCGGCGAATACGCGAGGTCATCCCGTCGGCTGAAGTGATCGGCAATGCGGATAAAAAAAACATTTCCGCGCTGCTGCTCGGGTCCTGCGCGGGTGACGACGCCGGGCGCTGGACGATCGCCGGACATCTGGGCCATACCCGCGCGTTTGTCAAAATCCAGGACGGGTGCTCCGACGGCTGCCGCTACTGCATAGTGTGGAAAGCGCGTTCGGTAATGTATTCCAAGCCGCTGGCGGACGCTGTCGCCGAAATACGCGGTCTGGTGGAGGCCGGGTATCCCGAAATAGTGCTGACCGGCATTAACGTCGGCAATTACCGCTGCCCGGAAACCGGCGCGGAGCTGGACGGTTTACTGACGGCCGTTTTTGCGCTGGAGGGGCGGTTCCGGGTGCGCCTGTCGTCCCTGGAGCCTAAAAACATCACGCCGCGTTTTATCGCGGCCTGCGCCGCCGGAGCCGATAAATTCTGCGCGCATTTCCATCTTCCGCTTCAGGCCGGAACCGACCGCGTGCTGGCGGCTATGGGCCGCCGCTATGACACGGATTTTTACGCCAGCCGGGTGGCGCTGCTGCGTTCGGCATTCGCCGAGCCGGGAATTTACGCGGATTTGATAGCCGGTTATCCGGCCGAGACCGCGCCGGATTTTGAGGCCGGAAAAGCATTCGTGCAGGCGCTGCAACTTTCCGGCCTGCATGTATTCCGGTTTTCGCCGAGGCCGGGCACCGAAGCCGCCGCGCTTGAGGGGCACGCTCCGTCCGAACTGAAACGCCGGGCCGATGAATTGCGCGCGCTTGACGGTATGCTAAGAAAGGCGTTTGCGGCCGCGTTGGCGGGCACCAGTCAGCTGGTGACCGTAGAGGAATGCCGACCGGACGGTTCCGCGCTGGGTGTGGCCGGCAATTTCCAGAAAATCATCCTGAAAAACTGCTCCGAAAAAAATATATTGCGCGCCGTTACCGTGCTGCGCGCGCAGGACGGCACCTGTTTCGCCTGA